A window of Cytobacillus sp. FSL H8-0458 genomic DNA:
AGATTATCAAGTGAATCCATACGAAATAACCGGTATGATTGTGGATGAAGAATTTGATGGGGAGGAATATGTTACGGCAGAATTTCTCCATGAACACAATAATTATAGCATCACATTTAAAAAAGCAGATCTTGAGGTGATCAACGCCTGGGTATTTAATGATGGCTCTTCGCTTCCAGCGAACTTGTCTGAAGAGATGATCGGGCTCATTAGAGATGATGTAAAAAATAGAATAGGACTGAAATAGAGGCAGTAATGTGAACCTCTATTTTTTTTGCATAATATTAACCATCTCTCAAACAATACTTGTAAATACAATTGTATTTGCAAGTGAGGGGGAAAGGGACGTACATCTTTCTGAAACAGCAGACATTACTTGTCATAAGGGCACTATACTTCTGCATGGAAAAGAAGTTGGCGGAGCTTGAAAGAAGTTTAAGCTGACGCCTGCTCAGCAGCATATTTTGTTTCTGCTTGGCACTCATAATCAAAAGCTAAGCCCGACTCAAATAAGTGAATTGGGATGCTGGCATCTTTCGACAGTAACCAGACTTTTAAAACCGTTAAAGGTAAAAGGCCTGATCGAAATCACAGCCAATAAAGAACAGCATCGCTATAAATGCGTGTCCATTACTAAAAGCGGAATAGAACTATTGGATCAGATTATGGATGGGGAAAAGAAGATGGAACAATTTCCGCTGAGTACGAGTCATTTATCGGAAAACGAGCTTAGGTCTTTCCTTGAATATGGCCAGAAAATATTAGGGGTTCAAAAAGGTGATCTTTTTAGAAAAATGCTGATTGATGCACGGATGGAAAACTATGATTATGCATAAAACTTTTAAGGATGATGTGTTCCGGGAGGTTATTCTATGAGTTATAGCGAGTATTGGGAGCGAATATATTCACAAAGTGAGGAGATGAATTCTCTCATTAATTCATACTGGAGAGAGTTTTCAGGTCTTTCGACATGGCAGTTTTGGGTGGTTCTGGCTCTGATGGTCCTCCCGCTGATTCTCGTATATTTTGCCGTTGACCGCAGCAGAATTTTTGAAATTTTCTTCTTTGGATATACCGTGCATATTCTTTGGACTTACGCCGACAGCTTCTTGGAGAGATATAGCTATTTTGTCCATACTTATTTCTTATTTCCCATGTTTCCCTATGCGATGAACATGACAGCATCAGCGTTACCGGTTGGTTTCCTTCTGATCTTTCAGTACTGCACCAACCGCAGGAAAAGCTTTCTGCTTTACACGATTTTAGCAAGTGCCGTTTTTTCCTTTGGATTCGCCACTCTTGAAGAATGGGCTGGTATGGTTCACTTTAATAAGGGAATGAATCAATTCTATATTTTTCTGATCGATATCTTGATTGCTTATGCAGCCTATTTATTGACGATGTTTGTTAAAAGAATGAGTGAGAATATTAAAAGGTGACGAATATCAAGAAACAATCAGCCTCCCATCTGCTTTGAGAAGGGAGGCTAAGTGTTAAATGTGTTCTTTCCAAAGCTTCATTGGATTGTCTTGATCCTCATTTAATGGCAATTGGACCAATTTTAGTCCCCGGTCATCTCTAGCGTTTTTTAAATCCTCATAAATCATTTTAGACTTGCCTAAACCTGCATTAGAAGCGTCCTCGACTGATTGGCAATAGTACACCTTATCGATGCCTGCGAAATACATGGCAGTTAAACACATGGGGCAGGGTTCCCCGCTTGCATACATGGTAAATCCGGCTAAATCATTCGTTTGAAACTGCTCCTGTGCCCGCCGGATAGCCAGCAATTCCGCATGCCCGCTTACATCATGCTTTTTATGCAATTCATTCACGCCCTCAGCAATGATGTCCTGATTTTTCACCAGAACTGCACCGAAGGGCTGGCCTCCTTCTTTTACATTGTTAATAGCCAGTTCAATAGCCCGTTTCATGAAGTGATTCATTTCTAATCATCCTTTTTCAATTAATTGATTCTGCTTAAATTAATACCATTCTTCCGCCAGTTTTCCAAATCATCTGCTGACTTTACAGCCTGCAAATAGCTAAACTTTTAAATACGTCCATCTGGTTCTGCTGTAAAAGGATGGATATTAATTCAGGTAATCTATATAATTAATTATACATTTTGCATTTAGAGAAAATAAAGGAGGCATCCATTATGACAGAGTTAGATTCCAAAAGTCCTATTCCGCTTCACATACAACTAAAGAATAAACTGCAGGAGCTAATAGACAATCGTTATTTCAATGAGAAAATTCCAAGCGAAAGAGAACTGATGGATACCTATAAAGTAAGCAGAAGCACGGTGAGAGAGGCAGTTTCCCATTTAGTAAACGAAGGTGTGCTAAAGAAAGTCCATGGAAAAGGCACTTTTATTTCAAAGAAACCGATTGAGGAATGGCTTGGGAATATTACCAGTACAACAGAAGTGATTAATAAAATGGGGATGAAGCCCGATTCAAAATTACTTGACAATGGGATCGTTGTTCCAGCAAAAGAAATTGTGGAAGCCAGCGGGCTTACAAAAGCATACTTTATAAAGCGTATTCGCTATGCAAACGATAAGCCATTGGCACTTGAAAATCAGTACTATCCTGTAGAAATTGGTGAAAACCTCGCCCAATATGATATTGAAAAGGGAACACTGTATGATCTGCTCGAGCAAAGTTTAGACTTAAGGTTTGCTGAAGCAGAACAGATTATTACAAGTACCTATTTATCTAAAGAAGAAGCCGATCTGCTGGGTGTTCCATGCTCCTTAAGTGTGCTTCATATAGAACGGTTATTATCAGATATAAATGGAAACCTAATAGAATACTATTCTGCTTTTTTTCGTTCGGATATGTATTCATTTAGAGTAAAACTATCAAAGAATTATAGTTAAATGCACTGTTATTCAATTTCACAATAATATCTATTAATAATTCCGATAATATAAAATTTTTAGAAAATATTGAAAATGTATAAAGGTTGTGTTTTAATTACAACTGAGGATAGTCATAAAACAACTGGTACGGACGACATGACGTCATGACGAGATAGTTTGAGATTTTTTATTTTGCAGGATGGAGTGATGACATGATTATTGGTGTGCCAAAGGAAGTAAAGAATAATGAAAATCGGGTTTCTGTTGTACCGGCAAGTGTTTCTGCATTTGTAAATGCTGGCCATGTGGTCCTGATTGAGAAAGGTGCAGGATTAGGCAGCGGCATCTCTGACCAGGAATATGAAAAAGCAGGTGCAAAGGTTGTTCAAAGTGCAGAAGAGGCCTGGTCTGCGGATATGGTTATGAAGGTCAAGGAGCCCCAGTCCAATGAATACCAATATTTTCGAAAAGGCTTGATTCTCTTTACTTATTTGCATCTGGCTGCCGAACCTGAATTGACAAAAGCTTTAGTAGAAAAAGAAGTTACCTCGGTTGCATATGAAACCATTCAGCTGGATAACCAATCCTTGCCTCTCCTAACACCTATGAGCGAAGTTGCCGGAAGGATGTCTGTCCAGCTCGGAGCGCAATTTCTTGAAAAAATTCATGGCGGAAAAGGTGTCCTATTAGGCGGGGTTCCTGGTGTGAAGCCTGGAAAAGTGGTGATTATTGGCGGTGGAGTTGTTGGGACAAATGCCGCAAAAATGGCAGTCGGCCTTGGTGCAGATGTAAGCATCATCGACATAAGTGCAGAAAGACTCCGCCAGCTGGACGATCTTTTTTCGGGCAGAGTGAGAACGGTCATGTCAAATCCGTTCAATATCGCCCAGGAAGTAAAACTTGCCGATTTAGTGATAGGGGCTGTTCTTATCCCAGGTGCAAAAGCACCTCAGTTAGTAACGGAAGAAATGGTTATGCAAATGGAAAAGAACTCAGTCATTATTGATGTTGCCATTGATCAGGGCGGTTCAATTGAAACCATCGATCATATTACCTCACATGATTCTCCAACATATGTAAAGCATGGTGTTTTGCATTATGCGGTTCCAAACATTCCTGGCGCTGTAGCAAGAACTTCCACCTATGCACTCGCCAATACTACAGCACCATATGCCTTAATGCTCTCTAATACAGGGATTGAAAATTCAATTATAAGCTATCCTTTTCTTGAAAAAGGAGTCAATACCATGAATGGAAACGTCACCCATCAGAGAGTTGCAGAGGCGCATAACTATCCGTATACACCCACCCATAAATTAACACACAAAATTCCAACCGCAACTTGATTACCCATTAGAGGAGACACAATGCAAACCTGAATCTTTACTTAATAGAAGGAGGCAAGCAATATGTCTACAGTAAAACTTAATGATTACAAAAAGTTAACAGATCAGGATCAGAAACACTTATGGCATGCGATGAGCCGGCATACAGAAGGAAGCAGTCCGATGATTGCCCAATCAGGTGAAGGCTCCTGGTTTACTGATATGGACGGAAATCGATATTTGGATGGTGTATCCGGTCTTTGGTGTCTGAACCTTGGACATGGCAGGAAAGAAATTGCGGAAGCAGCTGCAGAGCAAATGATGAAGCTGTCGTATTTCCCTCTAACTTTAAGTCATGCACCAGCCATCCAGTTATCTGCAAAGATTAGTGAATTGCTGGGGGACTCCTATAAAACCTTTTTCTCAAATAGCGGTTCGGAAGCAAATGAAACCGCATTCAAAATAGCGAGGCAGTATCATAATCAGAATGGCAATCCCGGTAAATACAAATTTATTTCGCGATACCGTGCCTATCATGGTTCAACTTTAGGTGCATTAAGTGCTACTGCACAGGCCAACAGGAGAGTGAAATACGATCCTGGCATGCCGGGATTCCTGCATGTCCCGCCTCCTTACAGCTATCGCTGTCCATTTGGGGAGGATGTGAAGGATTGCGATAAAGTTGCAGCTGACATGATTGACCAGGTCATCCAATGGGAAGGTGCCGAAACGGTTGCTGCTGTCATAATGGAGCCTTTTATTTCAGGCGGGGGGGTTATTATCCCATCTCCTGAATATCTGCAGAGGGTGGCACAAATCTGCAAAAAACATGATGTCCTGCTGATAATGGATGAGGTTGTATCCGGATTCGGGCGAACGGGCAAAATGTTTGGATTTATGCATTCGGATGGTGTTCAGCCTGATATCGTAACGATGGCTAAAGGGTTGACCAGCGGCTATCTTCCACTTGGAGCAACAGCGGTTCATTCCAGAATTTATGAGAAATTTAAGGAGCAAGGTACAGATAACCACTTCCGCCATGTATCAACCTATGGAGGACATCCGGCAAGCTGCGCAGTAGCATTGAAAAATATCGAAATCATAGAAAGAGAGAATATAGTCAGCAAGGTAGAAGTGCTGGGTGAAAGTATTTTAGGCAGTTTAAAAGAGCTGCAGTCTCATAAAAATGTAGGCGAAGTCAGATGTGCCGGTTTCTTATATGGCATTGAAATGGTTGAAAACAAGGAAACGAAGCAGCCGGCATCTGATCAATTAATAGCAAAGGCCATTACACTATGTAAAGAAAAAGGCCTGATTATTGGCAGAAACGGGGATACTGTGCCTGGTTTCAATAATGTCCTTATTATAGCTCCGCCGCTTTCATCTACAGAAGAAGATTTAAGATTTGTTGTTGAGACTGTGGAAAGTGTATTTAAAGAACTTTAGACAAGAAGTTGAATCTGGATTAGGGCTCTTTCGAGAGGGCTCCTATCCATTTAAATATATGAAATTTCATTAATCGGAAAGGGAGTGCCCGTAATGGCAAAAGCAGAAAAAGAACTAGCAGAAATCAAAACAAGAAAGGTGAAAATGACACCAAGTGAGGCTATTGTAGAAACATTAGTCAAGGAAGGTGTCAAACATATTTCCGGGATTTTGGGGTCCGCTTTCATGGATTTATTAGACTTGCTTCCAACTGCCGGGATCCGATTCATCGGCGTGCGGCATGAGCAAAGTGCTGCCCACATGGAAGATGCCTATACTCGGGTAAGCGGAGTTGCCGGAGTAGTGATTGGCCAGAATGGGCCAGGGATCACCAATATGGTAACGTCTGTTGCCGCTGCTAATCAGGCTCATACCCCTATGGTCGTCATTTCTCCTTCAGCAGGAACACCTACTGTCGGCTGGGACGGTTTCCAGGAATGCGATCAGGTTTCAGTCTTTAAAGCGATTACAAAGGAAACCGTTCGGGTCACACATCCGGGGCGTGTGGCGGATTGCCTGAGGACTGCCTTTAGAATCGCTTACGCAGAGAGAGGGCCAGTGCTATTTGATATTCCGCGGGACTATTTTTATGGGGAAGTGGAAGATGTCATTCTTGAACCTCATCAGTATCGCGTGGATAATAGGGGCTGCGGGTCATTAGAGCAGATTGATCAGGCTGTGGACTTGCTTGCTTCTGCCAAAAACCCTGTGATCATTTCCGGCAGGGGGACAGTGGATTCAGATGGAATAGAGGCAGTGAAGGAAATTGCCGATCACTTAACGATTCCTGTAGCTGTTTCCTATATGCATAATGATGCTTTCCCGGCAAATGAACCTTTAGCGGTAGGACCTATTGGGTATATGGGGTCAAAAGCAGCTATGAACACATTAAAGGATGCAGATGTGGTGCTTGCTATCGGTACCAGATTATCTGTATTTGGAACATTGCCTTGCTATGACATTGATTACTTTCCAAAAAACGCAAAGATTATTCAAATCGATATCAATCCCCGCAATATCGCGAGGACCCATCCAGTAGAAATCGGGATCATTGGAGATGCAAAAGCAGCTTCGGTTGAAATCGCCAAACGGCTAAAAGAAAAAGTGCCAAATAAGCAATTCAACTCTGAGAGAATGACAAGAGTGACAAATGAGAAAGAGCAATGGGAAAAAGAACTTGTCGACCTGGCCATGGTGGAAGGAAATCCAATTAATCCGCGCAGGGCACTCCTTGAGCTTACAAAGGTCCTTCCGGAAAACGCAATTGTGACTACAGATATCGGGAATGTATCTTCTACTGCAAATGCCTATTTAAAATTTAATTCCGGCCGCCAGCATGTGGCAGCCTTAACATTTGGCAATACAGGCTTTGCCTATCCGTCAGCATTAGGGGCAAAGCTTGCAAATCCAAATAGCCCTGTAGTAGCCATCGTAGGGGATGGCGCATGGGGCATGAGCCTGCATGAAGTAAGTACAGCGGTTGAGGAGAACATACCTGTAGTGGCATGTGTTTTTAATAACAATGCCTGGTGTGCAGAAAAGAAAAACCAGGTAGATTTTTATAATAATCGCTTTGTAGGAGCAGATATCCAGAATCCTGACTTTGCAGAGGTTGCAAGGTCCATGGGGGCACAGGGAATTAGTGTAGATAAACCTGAGGATGTTGGACCGGCAATACTCCGGGCAATAGAATCCAATAAACCGACAGTCATTGACATTCAGGTGGATGGCACGCAATTGGCACCTCCTTTCCGCAAGGATGCGTTAAAGATGCCGACTCGTCTTCTGCCGAAATATGCTCACCTTGATCATAAAAACTGGTAGGAAAAAATAAAAGGAGCTTAATTGATTTTTGATTAAGCTCCTTTTTAAAGGAAAGCCTACGAGTTTGAATAGTGCTGATGTTAGAAGGCTGCTATGACGCGAACTGACCGATATAGTGGAATTAAATAAAAGATGTGCAGCTTTTTACTGGCAATAATTTACAGAATATTAAGAAAAAAGGAGGCAGTCGATGAGCTGGTATTTTGGATACATTTTAGCGTATTTCATATTCATGTTTGCAATTGGAATCTATTATTTTACAAAAATTAAAACCTCTGACAGTTATTTGATTGCAGGCTGGAATATGGGTTTTTGGAATATTGTCGGAACCATCATCAGCACGAATTGCGGTGCTGCCGTTTTTATTGGCTGGATTGGAATGGGATTCACAATTGGCGTATCTGGATTTTTTAAATTTGCCTTACCAGCCATGCTTGTCAGTATGCTCTTGATCTTCTTTTTTAGCCGTCCATTAAGAAGACAGAGATTATATACACTTGCGGACCTTTTTAGTGAAAGGTTTGGATCAAAAACCGGTATCATTCCATCCGTGTTATCTGCTTTCATATATTCTGTTCCCACAACTGCCCTGCAGATTGTAGGGATGAGTACAGTATTCAGCATTGCTTTTAATATGAACGTGAAAACGGGAATTGTGCTTTCTTTCATTCTGATCCTCGGCTTTACGATTTTAGGCGGCTTAGTAGCGACAATTGTAACGGATGCTATTCAAAGCGTGATCCTGATTGCAGGTATTGTAATGCTTGCATATGCAGCCCTGCAATTTGGCGGAGGAATGGAGCACATCCTCGGCAGCACGCCGAAAAATTATTTAACACCGCTTGGGGCGAATGGCCTTGGGGATGTACTGCTTTTTGCCCTTTCTGTGGCTCCGTTCTACTTAGTTTGGCAATCCACATGGCAGCGGATTTTTGCTTCTAAGACAGAAGATATTGCCATTAAAGCAGGCTTGACCGGTTATGCCATAACTCTATGCATTTCTGTGCTTCCATATAGTATAGGAATTATG
This region includes:
- a CDS encoding MarR family winged helix-turn-helix transcriptional regulator translates to MFLLGTHNQKLSPTQISELGCWHLSTVTRLLKPLKVKGLIEITANKEQHRYKCVSITKSGIELLDQIMDGEKKMEQFPLSTSHLSENELRSFLEYGQKILGVQKGDLFRKMLIDARMENYDYA
- a CDS encoding nucleoside deaminase, with translation MNHFMKRAIELAINNVKEGGQPFGAVLVKNQDIIAEGVNELHKKHDVSGHAELLAIRRAQEQFQTNDLAGFTMYASGEPCPMCLTAMYFAGIDKVYYCQSVEDASNAGLGKSKMIYEDLKNARDDRGLKLVQLPLNEDQDNPMKLWKEHI
- a CDS encoding aminotransferase, which codes for MSTVKLNDYKKLTDQDQKHLWHAMSRHTEGSSPMIAQSGEGSWFTDMDGNRYLDGVSGLWCLNLGHGRKEIAEAAAEQMMKLSYFPLTLSHAPAIQLSAKISELLGDSYKTFFSNSGSEANETAFKIARQYHNQNGNPGKYKFISRYRAYHGSTLGALSATAQANRRVKYDPGMPGFLHVPPPYSYRCPFGEDVKDCDKVAADMIDQVIQWEGAETVAAVIMEPFISGGGVIIPSPEYLQRVAQICKKHDVLLIMDEVVSGFGRTGKMFGFMHSDGVQPDIVTMAKGLTSGYLPLGATAVHSRIYEKFKEQGTDNHFRHVSTYGGHPASCAVALKNIEIIERENIVSKVEVLGESILGSLKELQSHKNVGEVRCAGFLYGIEMVENKETKQPASDQLIAKAITLCKEKGLIIGRNGDTVPGFNNVLIIAPPLSSTEEDLRFVVETVESVFKEL
- a CDS encoding GntR family transcriptional regulator, which translates into the protein MTELDSKSPIPLHIQLKNKLQELIDNRYFNEKIPSERELMDTYKVSRSTVREAVSHLVNEGVLKKVHGKGTFISKKPIEEWLGNITSTTEVINKMGMKPDSKLLDNGIVVPAKEIVEASGLTKAYFIKRIRYANDKPLALENQYYPVEIGENLAQYDIEKGTLYDLLEQSLDLRFAEAEQIITSTYLSKEEADLLGVPCSLSVLHIERLLSDINGNLIEYYSAFFRSDMYSFRVKLSKNYS
- the xsc gene encoding sulfoacetaldehyde acetyltransferase, yielding MAKAEKELAEIKTRKVKMTPSEAIVETLVKEGVKHISGILGSAFMDLLDLLPTAGIRFIGVRHEQSAAHMEDAYTRVSGVAGVVIGQNGPGITNMVTSVAAANQAHTPMVVISPSAGTPTVGWDGFQECDQVSVFKAITKETVRVTHPGRVADCLRTAFRIAYAERGPVLFDIPRDYFYGEVEDVILEPHQYRVDNRGCGSLEQIDQAVDLLASAKNPVIISGRGTVDSDGIEAVKEIADHLTIPVAVSYMHNDAFPANEPLAVGPIGYMGSKAAMNTLKDADVVLAIGTRLSVFGTLPCYDIDYFPKNAKIIQIDINPRNIARTHPVEIGIIGDAKAASVEIAKRLKEKVPNKQFNSERMTRVTNEKEQWEKELVDLAMVEGNPINPRRALLELTKVLPENAIVTTDIGNVSSTANAYLKFNSGRQHVAALTFGNTGFAYPSALGAKLANPNSPVVAIVGDGAWGMSLHEVSTAVEENIPVVACVFNNNAWCAEKKNQVDFYNNRFVGADIQNPDFAEVARSMGAQGISVDKPEDVGPAILRAIESNKPTVIDIQVDGTQLAPPFRKDALKMPTRLLPKYAHLDHKNW
- the ald gene encoding alanine dehydrogenase; its protein translation is MIIGVPKEVKNNENRVSVVPASVSAFVNAGHVVLIEKGAGLGSGISDQEYEKAGAKVVQSAEEAWSADMVMKVKEPQSNEYQYFRKGLILFTYLHLAAEPELTKALVEKEVTSVAYETIQLDNQSLPLLTPMSEVAGRMSVQLGAQFLEKIHGGKGVLLGGVPGVKPGKVVIIGGGVVGTNAAKMAVGLGADVSIIDISAERLRQLDDLFSGRVRTVMSNPFNIAQEVKLADLVIGAVLIPGAKAPQLVTEEMVMQMEKNSVIIDVAIDQGGSIETIDHITSHDSPTYVKHGVLHYAVPNIPGAVARTSTYALANTTAPYALMLSNTGIENSIISYPFLEKGVNTMNGNVTHQRVAEAHNYPYTPTHKLTHKIPTAT
- a CDS encoding sodium:solute symporter family protein — its product is MSWYFGYILAYFIFMFAIGIYYFTKIKTSDSYLIAGWNMGFWNIVGTIISTNCGAAVFIGWIGMGFTIGVSGFFKFALPAMLVSMLLIFFFSRPLRRQRLYTLADLFSERFGSKTGIIPSVLSAFIYSVPTTALQIVGMSTVFSIAFNMNVKTGIVLSFILILGFTILGGLVATIVTDAIQSVILIAGIVMLAYAALQFGGGMEHILGSTPKNYLTPLGANGLGDVLLFALSVAPFYLVWQSTWQRIFASKTEDIAIKAGLTGYAITLCISVLPYSIGIMARQFVPADIHPDLIFSYVTVEMLPPYIGGIILIGLLSALMTGADSFILQGSSNITQDLYHRLLNPNATEKQMMFVSRLSVVIISVLSLLVAFVLTDIVSMYQWALRLSATTLVFPFLAIMFWRRTTNTAVISSMLLACFTTILWPLLYTGIDQTIPGFIMSFCSLVIISLWTKHSPSENVKAVYWEDLPSASRKINDIHSAENKAV